AAACGTGCGGTTTAAAACAAGTCATAAACATTTGTATAGATATATAATATATCATCTTATTAAGAGTAAAGTAAAAGGTTTAAGGCTAAGTTATTTCTAAATAAGAAAGTATgacattctttttggaacagacaaaaataaaatatgacACATAATTAGGATAAAAAAGTAGAATTTTAAAATCAATAAAAAATGTATCTTGTATGTATCGTTCATTTAAATGTACGAGGTAAGGCAAAATAAATAAACTTCTTACCAAAAAAGTATTAGAAATTTATGTTGCAACCTTCACACTCAACTACGATTAAGCAACAAAGATAACTCATAAATATGAGTTTATGATTTCATGACAAAGCAATACTTTATACTACGAGAGACgcaatatcatcaacattcataatttttttttttgaaaatttacacttttttccttttatttttatttatatctcaaccatatttatttataatatttatatttttattaaatatttgtcttCATTAATATGATGCACACACACAACGCGCGTACCCTAAGGCTAGTAtgcaaaataagaagaagaaaaaaattctaTTCGAGGCTATGAGGAATTGCGGATATGAATAGCTGTttggtcaattttttttttttttttttgaccaaaagtattttttttaaaagttaagGTATTTGACCAAActgttaaaaggaaaaaaaatacttttgagttaAACAAGAGGTGATCtttgagaaagagaaaaaaataacttctcccaaaaacactttttgaaaagtatttttgagaaTATACTTAGAAACACTTTCTAAAAGTTTGACTAAATACTAATTACTGTTCAAAAGTACCTTTTAAATTaagagaatttttcataaagcaccatcttttaAGTCTAATAATCCATTTATAGATACTCTTTGCTATATTACgtgttatagataccttttatgtttttatacaatgtattttatgtatttaagctgttgtattcattaatacaaccaaaaaaatagGCGTAAAAACTGAAATTCCAGCTAAGTTTGACATGTATTTAGCTGTATTCAAGCGGCATTAACGTTAAATACAGAAGGTTAAACTGGTTAAAAACGGAAgaaaatcaaatcacatgatattctcctaatttaactccacgaactaaggaaatcaaatcacatgatattctcctaatttaactccacGAACTAAGgaaaatcaaatcacatgatattctcctaatttaactcaacgaactaaaacgatccctcattaatctgtatttgaaagatacataataaagattatagctgaataaagagaaatacatatgaataatacagttgagTAGAACtgtatacagttgaatacaacaaaatacaacttaattcatctgaataaaacacttgaatacaacaaaatgcaactgaatacagctgaataaaacTCTTTAatgcaacaaaatacaactaacttctgttgaataaaatagttaaatataACTGATTAAAACTGAATACAAGAGAATACACATAACTTTTTAATACatctaaaatatataaattaatgctactgaatacatgtgaatacaactgaaatatacattcgaatacaactgaatacaaataGGCGATTTGGGCGATCTAGAGAGAGAAAACAGCCTGATGGCTTCGCCGGCCGGCAACCAGCCATTAATTCCGGCTGGTCAGTCCCTTAACACATCTGTCCAGCCTCCTACAGCAACTACAAACAATCCCCAGCCGTCAAATCCCACAAACGAAGTCATGAATTACGCAAAAGCTGTGAACCCTACTTCAACGACCACTGCCAAGCAGAATCGAGCCGCTACAGTTGAACCAATTGCTCTTCGTCTATCAAAATCAACAAATTAAACTTACCCTAGACGATTGTAATGGAGTGATAATGGAGGAGAACTAGAGAATTTGGGTGGGAGGAAAGGTATGAATCGTGGGTTGAAGGAGAAAGAGTAAAGTGTATGCAAAAAGAGAGAGAACGTGGTTAGTCAATTTGACTGTGATTATGTGAGAGAAAAGactaaaaaggagagagaaaaatattatttaacatatatggtgccttaaatgtaggatgtaactataattagatatttggctataaagtataaaaggtatttataagatgtaatattttaaaatggtatttatttaaaataaatagggtagtaaggttttctatagggtgtaaaaattctttaaattaattagccaaatttagagcccgtttggacataagaaattttttccttttttttttcaaaattttttcaCTATTTTCGAAATCAGCATTTgctcataaaattttcaattttcacttgagatgcattttggaaatttttcgaaaatttgaaaaactccaaaaaaccttttttcaaaattttcacttagatcactcacaaaacttccaaaacaacccaaaattaaatttatgtccaaacaactctaattttcaaatacaatTTTcacttaaatttttttaaattttttttttgaaattttacaattgTTATGTCCAAACGCCCGCTTAATATGCTttaagtaaatattttaaaaatacttttggaaaaaatattttaaaaataaattacatattaaGTCTCCGTGAATACATGAACATAGGTTCTTCTCATCCGTCACATCAAACATAATCACAGATTTTGTCCCCACACCCCTCACCCTCCCACGCCAAAAACCCTTGACAGTCACCTCCCATAAACCCAAAAGACAAAAATCTATTATCTGAATTTCCAAAACATTACTATAACTGAACAACTTCCCACTGTATATAGAAACACCAGTCCCAAGAACTTACACTCTCTACTCTCCCCACCATTGCCATTTTTTCCTCTCTATTTCACCTGAAAAGAGAAAAATGCCTCAATCATGCTCTCCCTATGCTTCCAAAATGCCATTATTTATCTCAAAACAGACCTTTAGTTTCCTCTTCATTCTCTTCTTTCTTGCTTTCTTCACCACCCTCCACCATTATTACTCCCATCACCAAAACTCCCCAAAACAAAGTTCCCAAAACACCCTTTTCTTCCTCAACACTTTCCTCTCTTCTGCCACAAACTACACACTTGCCACCTACCTCCGCCACCTCACCCTCCACCCCCACCTCGCTGGCACCACCCCCTCACTTCACACAGCACTCTATGTTAAATCCCATTTTGAATCCTTAAACCTTCAAACCCACGTCACTAACTATTCCGTTCTCCTTTCCTACCCTTTGTTCTCTTCAGTTACTCTCCATTTTCCCAACGGTTCGGTTCTTCCTTTAACGTTGTCCGAAGCGGGTTCGTCTCAAAACGGCGTTATAAAACCGTATCACGCGTATTCGCCATCTGGATCGGCGTACGGGAAGCTGGTTTTCTTGAACTACGGGAGGGAAAAGGACTATGTTGCGCTCGGTGCGCAGGGGGTGAAGATTAAGGGATGTGTTGGGTTAGTGAGGAGGGGTGGTGGGTTGTCGAGGAATGAGGTGGTGGAGAAGGCGGCGGCGCGTGGGGTGACGGCGGTGCTGATGTTTACTGATAGTGAAAGTGAGTATGCAAGTGGGGTTGAGAGAGGGACAGTAATGAGTGGGTTAGGGGACCCACTAAGTCCTGGATGGGGAGCTGGGGGTGGGGGTGAGAAGTTGAGATTAGATGACCCGCGGGTGATGAAAAGGTTTCCGAGTATACCTTCATTGCCTATATCAATGGCGTCAGCTGAGAGTATATTGAAGTCACTTGAGGGAGCTGACATGCCTTATGAGTGGAGAATGAGCATGAAATGTAGTTCAAGGGGAAGAGTTGGGCCCGGTCCGTTTATGGTCAACTTTACGTACGAGGTTAGTTGAGGTGGTTGGCAACCCTCTTGTCATGCTCCTTCTTTTCTCATCTTTTGTGTTGAATATGTTGGTAGGCGTATGAATTTAAACTTTCCCCTACTATTATGGGTTTTGGATTCTATGACAGTGACCTCATTCGGTGGTTATTGAGTTATGAATTGATTTTTTGTACATATTTAGTGTGGCACAACTACTTGGTTATGTGGAATCCATACCTTAAAGCCTACATCCACTGACGTTGATTATGACTACTAAGTATTATTTGGCTAAATTTTTGAAAGTTTCTAGAGTGATGGTTTATTTTAGTTCCATAAAGGTACTTTTCTATTTTCTCGTAAAATGAGATGGAGGAGTTCAATTTTTAAGTGTTTGTGTTTCCCAAAATCTACAAGTTTCTAAATTTTGGTGATCTTCTTGATAGATGATGGTTAAAGATTGCTTCGTTGTTGTCATATCTACTTTTGGTTGAACAATTGCCTTTTTTGTTTGGATTGCTGGGCAGGCTTTGATGATGGATAGAAGATTATATTTCCAAATTGTGCATATGTTTTCTTTTTTGAGCATCATGTTGGTGAATTAATGAACTGATGTTTGACAATAAGAAAAATCTTGAAAGTTGGGGGTGGGTGGTATTGGCTTACCCCATGCTTGGTTGTAGGGTGGTAGGACAATTTGAGTAGGATCGTGTTCAATCTCACCTTAAAGAAGTTATGTTTATCCGTCGGGAGGTAGCTGGTGGGGAAAGAGGGATGTTGGAGGAGCTTGGATATCTTGTAACAGAAAGATGAACCTGAAAATTTGCGTAGATAGGTTGGCCTAACGATACTTAGCTTTAGCTATGAGAGTTTGTGCTTTTTGTGCTTGATCGAGGTTCCGATCAATGCTATTGGGCATGCAGCAgtaagtatttgaaagataaactATTAGCAAGACTTTAGTATGATGGATGTATTTGAGGTTTGGGGTACCTGTGTCGTTCTCGTTCAACACGGGAATACATCAAGGCAATTGAAAAGATCCATGTTGATTCATTAGCCAATCTGCTCTTGCTTCCCTTATTTGGTTTTCTTGTAACTTTGTCTTTTGTCTAGTTATGAAGGTCATTTGTCTGCTGCATTGTCGTCAAACATTAGCTGGCTTGTCAAGGTGATCTGAGATAGACAGGACATAAATATCTAGACTCTGGATTCTGTAAGTTTCTTTAAAACTAAATGCAAAGTATTTTAGGTTTCTGATATTTTTAGTTGGCTTGATGATGTTCGTAAAATATGATGGCCAAATTAGGAGAACTTAAGCGTTTTTTAATTCTTCTCTAGTTCCACGTGTCACATGAGATGTGAGTGATTCACACAACATATCTCATTTATAAAGAAGGGTCAACATGAGCTCGGGGTATAGCTATGGCTGATTCCAGACCAGTTGTTCATGAAGCAATGATAAAATAAATGTGATGTGATGGGGCAGCTTAAGTACACAATAGAGTACTCAGCTTGAAAGGTTGAATTAATTTTAGATTCCAGAGTCTTGATAGCCCAAATAATCAAAGATTGGATTATGAATTTAGTTGGTACAAGCGAGATACTTAACATGAAAAACTTAAATGCTACGCAGATGCTCCATCAATCCTTAGCTTTTACTGTGTCCTCCCAATAAGGTGAAAGGAAGACTGAGCAGAACCATGCCTTATTTTCTGTAATCAAATATTACATATGTTTTTCACCACGAAccactagatttttcaaattttaagctaacTCTAACTCTTTTACCCGGTGACAAGTGTTGCTTTTAATGAGAGAGGAGTATCCTTTGGGAAGCATGGTCGTCTAGGTGAGAAAACTACACTTTATGGAAATAGACTTActttttttttactctttccaCATAAGCTATGACAACATTTATGGATCTACTCCAGAGCTGATCACTTTTTTCATGAAGAAAATATCTTTCATGAAGCAGTAAAGTTGCTTTGTCTATGTCATATGACTAACTAGGTATATTAGGACCCAATTTATACTTTAGAAGTCCAAATTTCTCAAGGAATTCTTGCTTTCCTTTTGGATCAACCTCATTGAAATAGTATGAAACTCAGTTCTTGCTTTTGTTCAAATTGGGTCTCTAATTATGATAAAGGGCTTATCTGTTTTCTTACCTGAAGAAGTGGGTGATTAATTGTCAGATTCTGCTAGGAATGAGTTACTTGTTATCACTTATTTCATCAAAAAAGGAATGAGTTACTTATTACAGCTGCCACTAACTATTGTGCCGCTGCTGCTACTTTTATTGTCACTATGCATTAGTCATCATAGCTATTGCCAAGTTAAGAATTATGTGATATCTCAAAGATTGCTAACATTTCTGTAGTGTTATGAAGTGCTTAAATGGTTAAATATATGTTTTGGTTGATAGAAAGCAAAAATAACTCCTGCTAGTTATTTCTCCATTATCACACAATCGTTACTTGGATCGGCATTTTAAATGGCATTCTCTATGCTTCCCTAAGACAGACATGCATGGTTGAAATACATCTTAGGAAAGTCATGTTTTTAAAAGGAACTTTACTGTATTGAAAGTCTCTACGGACTCATTCGTTTAATCCCCATCTTTGAGAAATGCAGTTCATGAGTTTCATCAAAGCACTAGATTTTCTACAGTTTTTACCTTCTAATTCTATCTACATATCTAACCTAATTGTACAGTGTTTGAATTCATGCAATCATTAGCTTGAATTGAGTTTTGTCAAGTTTGTTTTGCTTTGTGTATTTTTTGACAAATAAAATATCCAGTACCACATCATCTCTCATATTGATgttcttgttattttgttattccatTTTCTCATTTCTTAATGTCTAATACATGTACATGACAAAGATCCAAAGTGACTGTCCTTGAACAGAACCTgcatcaaccccccccccccccaaaaaaaaaaaaaaaaagaggaaagaaaagtaaaaaagagAACCTGCATTAGATTACTCCCTGAAAAAAATGACATGGATTGAGTATTCAAAAAGTTAATATAAAGTAATTTGCTATTTCTTTTTGTAAAGTGTTTAACGACTAAAATTTCCCAACAAAACGATGAACATATGTACGGCTCAAAAGCAGGTCATAGCAGAAAATTATTAAAAACGTTTCTGCATTATTTCTGATTCCAGGGGGAGAGAAAGATGGCAACAGTTCATAATGTTTTTGCTGTCATAAGGGGATCAGAAGAGCTGGATCGTTTTGTACTTCTCGGGAACCATAGAGATGCATGGACTTATGGAGCAGTTGACCCCAATAGTGGAACTGCTGCCCTGCTTGACATTGCTCGTCGATATGCTCTTCTCATGCGTTTGGGTTGGAATCCTCGAAGAACAATCATTCTTTGCAGTTGGGATGCAGAAGAGTTTGGGATGGTAGGTAATGTTCTTTCTCCAGAAGTCACCTGTATGTTCTGCTGTCAGATGGTAGGACCAGGTGCAACATCTAGAATTGGCTTGTAGATTATTCTGGACAACTTGGTTAACCCTCTTTTTCGAACTATGTATGCTAATTCAATAGAATAGTCGTATGATTCTCTTTAGTCACTTCATCTTCTGCTAATGAACAAGAATTTTAAGTGGACACAACCTCTAAGTCTGGCTGGATGATTAAACTGTGGGATTGGCCATAAAATAAGGAAGTGGTTTGAGTGGCTATAGTCTATAAGCCTTTATGCATGTTTTTATGGCATGGGCTATTTAACAGATAGAGAGTGCAGCACAGTTCATAAAGATATTCTTGAAACCTGAACTGGCTACTGAAATGTTAGACTGCTTCCTCAAAGCTATCAGGGTTTACTCTCATGATCTTTACTTTTGTTTTGCACTCATCTTGTTCTCTTTTCATGGATTCAGATTGGATCAACTGAGTGGGTTGAGCAGAATCTTGTCAACCTTGGATCTAAATCTGTGGCCTACCTAAATGTGGATTGTGCAGTTCAAGGCCCTGGGTTTTTTCCCAGTACAACCCCTCAGTTAGATGATCTGCTTACTGAGATCACCAAGAAGGTAACCCTGCTGAGCTATCATTTAGTGGAAATAGTTTATACTTTATACCATGATGCCTTTTTATCTTGGTACTTTAGCTAATTGTATTTGATCTGCTGGATAAGGTTAATGACCCTGACTCAGAGTCAGAGGGCATGACTCTTTATGAAAGATGGACTGCTGCTAATAGAGGTATCAGGGTACGTTTCTTATGccctcttttcttcatttctttacACACTCTCATAATCGGTGTATCATGGCTGAGATTTTAAGATATTGTGTTTGGACTTTGGATGGACATTGGACATTTTTGTGTTTATACATGGATGCATGAAAACAAGACTTGGCTCCCATGCTGTTTGTTGTGTTCTCAGTGAATTTCATCCACTCAAATCTCCAATGTGCGCAAATTAAACATACTAACACGTTGCAAAGAGTGCAATTATATCCTTGTGCAGTGTATTACCAAAAATGCTCTTGATTTTAGATTTCATGACTCACTTTTGTGAGCTTgattcaaaataaatttggaattCATAATAGATCTTAGTTCTTGATCAATTAAAGCAACTTGAAACTAAAAATTTCTaaatgagaagaaagaaagagagcATTCTATTGGCATGATGAATGCTTGCTATCACAACATCCTTCTTCAAAGAATATGGTAAGATTGACTTCTCTATAAATACTTAACAGGATGCAAAGTTAAATGCATGAGTGTGCAGTGTTTTTGAAATGGTAAGTGACTGCAAATTAGGCCGAGTAAGTGGCCCTCATTGCAAATCTTTGCATTTGGAAAGAGTTATTTATCCTCCAAAAGAAAAGCCATTTATAGGCAACTGAAATGTATTGACCTATCTTTGCAATGATAAGATCCCCTCTGTAACCAGTTTTAAATTTAGCTACAATGCTGTTTCCCCCTGTTTTAGTTTATATCCTTGTGTCCATTTATCTGCTCTTCTGTACTCTTCTAAGCTGCATGCAATAGTGATGGTCTTTGCATATGCAGATTCAGCGGCTTAGTGGAGTAGATTCAGATTTTGCTCCATTTTTGCACCATGCAGGTGTTCCTTCTGTTGATTTGTACTACGGCAAAGGTACAGTACTTCCATCCTTAGCTAAACCAGACCAAGCCCAAAATTATCCAAACCGTGGGACTTCCGTTCTTTCTTTCCTAGTTGCATTGTGCCCAATAAATTCTGTAATGATTGATTCATTCTGCTGCAGACTTT
This genomic stretch from Nicotiana sylvestris chromosome 9, ASM39365v2, whole genome shotgun sequence harbors:
- the LOC104216513 gene encoding probable glutamate carboxypeptidase AMP1, which codes for MPQSCSPYASKMPLFISKQTFSFLFILFFLAFFTTLHHYYSHHQNSPKQSSQNTLFFLNTFLSSATNYTLATYLRHLTLHPHLAGTTPSLHTALYVKSHFESLNLQTHVTNYSVLLSYPLFSSVTLHFPNGSVLPLTLSEAGSSQNGVIKPYHAYSPSGSAYGKLVFLNYGREKDYVALGAQGVKIKGCVGLVRRGGGLSRNEVVEKAAARGVTAVLMFTDSESEYASGVERGTVMSGLGDPLSPGWGAGGGGEKLRLDDPRVMKRFPSIPSLPISMASAESILKSLEGADMPYEWRMSMKCSSRGRVGPGPFMVNFTYEGERKMATVHNVFAVIRGSEELDRFVLLGNHRDAWTYGAVDPNSGTAALLDIARRYALLMRLGWNPRRTIILCSWDAEEFGMIGSTEWVEQNLVNLGSKSVAYLNVDCAVQGPGFFPSTTPQLDDLLTEITKKVNDPDSESEGMTLYERWTAANRGIRIQRLSGVDSDFAPFLHHAGVPSVDLYYGKDFPVYHTAFDSYSWMVNFGDPFFQRHVAVTGVWGLLALRLAEDPILPFNYLTYAVQLQDYTHILSDLLEGGISLHPITAAIQELAAAAIETLEEAKKLKDDEAIDEHAELKQRMLNDRLMLAERGFLDAEGLQGKPWFKHMVYGPRNDGESELDFFPGIANAISRSSGLNSEEHNEAIQHEIWRTARAIQRAAHALKGELT